The proteins below come from a single Mycobacterium parmense genomic window:
- a CDS encoding PE family protein: MSFVIALPEMVTSAASDLAGIGSRIAQANAAAAPPTTGVLPAARDEVSAAVASLFSGQAQEFQALSTQAATFHQQFVQRMNGAAAQYADAEAAGVAAMTVPNIGYGNTGTSNVGFFNTGSNNFGIGNTGDFNAGLFNTGSWNFGIANFSPNNLNPNFSIFNNPPITALGGVGIGNTGINNVGFGNFGNNNQGLPLPLLAGFFGVGNTGSFNSGLFNVGFNNTGIGNVGSVLYGIGLSGHNQFGIGPLSVPYPFPPLPFGIPYTLGLS; the protein is encoded by the coding sequence AATCGCCCAGGCGAATGCGGCCGCGGCCCCCCCGACCACAGGGGTGCTGCCCGCCGCCCGGGATGAGGTGTCGGCGGCGGTCGCGTCGCTGTTCTCCGGTCAGGCGCAGGAATTCCAGGCGTTGAGCACCCAGGCGGCGACCTTTCATCAACAGTTCGTTCAGCGGATGAATGGTGCCGCGGCGCAATACGCCGACGCCGAGGCCGCCGGCGTGGCGGCAATGACGGTACCCAACATCGGCTATGGGAACACCGGAACCAGCAATGTCGGCTTTTTCAATACCGGCAGCAACAACTTCGGCATCGGCAATACCGGCGACTTCAACGCCGGCTTGTTCAACACCGGGAGCTGGAACTTCGGCATCGCTAATTTCAGTCCCAACAATCTGAACCCGAACTTCAGCATCTTCAACAACCCGCCGATCACCGCCCTCGGCGGCGTCGGCATCGGCAACACCGGCATCAACAATGTCGGCTTCGGCAACTTCGGGAACAACAATCAGGGATTGCCCTTGCCGCTGCTCGCGGGCTTCTTTGGCGTGGGCAACACCGGCAGCTTCAACAGCGGCTTGTTCAACGTCGGCTTCAACAACACCGGGATCGGCAACGTCGGTAGCGTCCTCTACGGCATCGGACTCAGCGGTCATAACCAATTCGGCATCGGCCCGCTGAGCGTCCCCTATCCGTTCCCTCCGCTTCCGTTCGGCATCCCCTACACTCTCGGCCTTTCGTAG
- a CDS encoding PE family protein, with product MAAPEVIAAAATDVAAVASTVNAAHLAAVAPTVALTPAAGDEVSGSVAQLFSQFGRSYQALAGEIAAFQEQFVHTLTTSAGSYASAEGTNVGSLVAGLHLPASLPASPPAAAFPTFNWVAALDAAVGNWDAIYPYLVFFGGALAFSIQAFIYSVNALLHLAVLFD from the coding sequence ATGGCGGCGCCGGAGGTGATCGCCGCGGCGGCAACGGATGTGGCGGCTGTTGCGTCGACGGTCAACGCGGCCCACCTGGCGGCAGTAGCTCCAACGGTCGCGTTGACACCGGCCGCCGGGGACGAAGTGTCGGGCAGTGTGGCCCAACTGTTCTCCCAGTTCGGCCGAAGTTATCAGGCGTTGGCCGGTGAGATCGCCGCCTTTCAAGAGCAGTTCGTGCACACGTTGACGACTAGCGCCGGTTCATACGCGTCCGCCGAGGGCACCAACGTCGGATCCCTGGTCGCGGGGCTTCACCTGCCCGCAAGCCTGCCCGCAAGCCCGCCTGCGGCGGCCTTTCCGACGTTCAATTGGGTCGCGGCGCTGGACGCAGCGGTCGGCAATTGGGATGCCATCTACCCTTACCTGGTATTTTTCGGCGGCGCTCTCGCCTTCTCGATCCAGGCCTTCATCTACTCCGTGAACGCTCTTTTGCATCTGGCGGTACTTTTCGACTGA
- a CDS encoding MmpS family transport accessory protein: MTLLKRAWVPLVVVIAMIIGGVAVDRLSGVFPGPGLPKPDPRDATPPYAAKTAIYEILGPPGTTGVVNWMDAEAQPQKANFTTLPWSQTIVAEMPGIFAYVVAQGDSPSIGCRITVDGKLVDQQQVDGRDAQVSCLDKSA, encoded by the coding sequence CTGACGCTTCTCAAGCGGGCATGGGTTCCGCTTGTCGTGGTGATCGCAATGATCATCGGCGGCGTGGCAGTGGACCGGCTCAGCGGCGTCTTCCCGGGGCCCGGCCTACCCAAGCCCGATCCCCGCGACGCGACCCCGCCGTACGCGGCCAAGACCGCCATCTACGAAATCCTGGGCCCGCCCGGGACGACCGGCGTCGTGAACTGGATGGACGCCGAGGCGCAACCGCAGAAGGCCAACTTCACCACGTTGCCGTGGTCGCAGACGATTGTCGCCGAGATGCCCGGCATCTTCGCCTACGTGGTCGCCCAAGGTGACAGCCCCTCCATCGGCTGCCGGATAACCGTCGACGGCAAATTGGTCGACCAACAACAGGTGGACGGCCGCGACGCCCAGGTCTCCTGCTTGGACAAGTCCGCATGA
- a CDS encoding MMPL/RND family transporter codes for MTDNTSDTDEIPVAQSAEVEKRPRLARTIRILALPIVVFWVLFAVGVNVFVPQLEKVADEVSVPLSPSDAPSVTGMKHIGEKFKEYDSDNLVLVTLVGDKPLGPDAHKYYDELVAKLQQDHKHVEHALNFWGQRFTASGVESYDHKAAYVQVNLRGDQGGAVGDESVTAVRKIVADTKPPAGVKAYVAGQGALTADVIVVGDKSLAKITIITVIVIAVMLMFVYRSIGTVLLTMVILFVGLAAGRGVVSLLGEIGIMGLSTFAVNLLTSLAIAAGTDYAIFMVGRYQEGRERGLDREAAYYDTFAGVSKVVLGSGLTIVGALACLKFTRLPYFSSLAFPCAVGLLVVVAAGVTLTPALIAFASGFGLFDPKRKFNYTRWRRLATAIVRWPAPIGATAIILAIVGALGLMGFTPRYNDLYYLPKSASSVQAYDAADQHFTQARLNPDLLMVESDHDLRNPTDMLVLDKIAGAIFRVPGIERVQSITRPLGPPIQDGSVPFQLSVQTAPIRDNLNYLKDRIADIKKISGYLDTQIALLERQYKVTQDLANAAEDSSKTTGETAAITDEIRDHIADFDDFWRPIRSYFYWEKHCYDIPICWSLRSLFDALDGFDKLAEKFHSLTNDLGNTAKATRELLAIIPENIAVSKSIRDTTLTIYSTFESVIDQFDRLTDTNAVMGKSFNDSQIESLFYLPPEIFQNPDFQLGLSLMVSPDGRAARFIITHNVDPATTKGIASVDQERQAAKEALKLTSLQNADIYLGGTAATFYDIANGARYDLMIAGVASIVLIFIIMVIVTRALVAAGVIVGTIVMSLGAAFGFSTLIWQHLLHFQLHWVATEFALIVLLAVGSDYNLMLVSRIEEEIGAGLKTGLIRGMGVTGPVVTAAGLVFAVTMATMITSDLRAIGQFGTTIGLGLLFDTFVVRSLITPSIMTVMGRWFWWPKRVRIRPASQMLRSVGPRPLVRALLYQPRHATPAEPRT; via the coding sequence ATGACGGACAACACGAGCGACACGGACGAGATCCCCGTCGCGCAGAGCGCCGAAGTAGAGAAGAGGCCGCGACTGGCCCGCACCATCCGGATCCTGGCGCTGCCGATCGTCGTGTTCTGGGTGCTGTTCGCGGTCGGCGTCAACGTTTTCGTCCCACAGCTGGAGAAGGTTGCCGACGAGGTCTCGGTGCCGCTGTCGCCGTCCGACGCGCCTTCGGTCACCGGGATGAAGCACATCGGGGAGAAATTCAAGGAGTACGACTCAGACAACCTCGTCCTGGTGACCCTGGTCGGCGACAAGCCCCTCGGTCCGGACGCGCACAAGTACTACGACGAGCTGGTCGCCAAGCTGCAGCAGGACCACAAACACGTTGAGCACGCGCTGAATTTCTGGGGGCAGCGGTTCACGGCCTCGGGTGTCGAGAGCTACGACCACAAGGCCGCCTACGTCCAGGTCAACCTGCGCGGCGACCAGGGTGGTGCCGTGGGTGACGAGTCGGTTACGGCGGTGCGAAAAATCGTCGCGGACACGAAGCCGCCGGCGGGGGTGAAGGCCTACGTCGCGGGTCAGGGAGCCCTGACCGCCGACGTGATCGTGGTCGGTGACAAGAGCCTGGCCAAGATCACGATCATCACGGTCATCGTCATCGCGGTCATGCTGATGTTCGTTTACCGGTCCATCGGCACTGTGCTGCTGACCATGGTGATCCTCTTCGTGGGACTCGCGGCTGGCCGCGGCGTGGTTTCGCTGCTGGGCGAAATCGGCATCATGGGGTTGTCGACCTTCGCCGTGAACCTGCTGACCTCACTCGCGATCGCGGCGGGCACCGATTACGCGATCTTCATGGTCGGCCGATACCAGGAGGGCCGTGAACGGGGCCTGGACCGTGAAGCGGCCTACTACGACACCTTCGCCGGGGTCAGCAAGGTGGTGCTGGGCTCGGGCTTGACGATCGTCGGTGCGCTGGCCTGTCTGAAGTTCACTCGGCTGCCCTACTTCAGCTCGCTGGCGTTTCCGTGCGCTGTGGGTCTGCTGGTGGTGGTGGCCGCTGGTGTGACCCTGACGCCGGCGCTGATCGCATTCGCAAGCGGCTTCGGCCTTTTCGACCCGAAGCGGAAATTCAACTACACGCGGTGGCGCCGCCTGGCGACGGCCATCGTGCGGTGGCCGGCCCCCATCGGGGCCACCGCCATCATCCTCGCGATCGTCGGTGCTCTGGGGTTGATGGGCTTCACCCCGCGCTACAACGACCTGTACTACCTGCCGAAGAGCGCGTCCTCCGTCCAGGCGTACGACGCGGCGGACCAGCACTTCACGCAGGCGCGGTTGAACCCCGACCTGCTGATGGTCGAATCGGACCACGATCTGCGCAATCCGACCGACATGCTGGTCCTGGACAAGATTGCCGGGGCCATCTTCCGGGTGCCCGGAATCGAACGGGTGCAGAGCATCACGAGACCCCTCGGGCCGCCGATTCAAGATGGCTCAGTTCCGTTCCAGCTCAGTGTGCAAACCGCGCCGATCCGCGACAACCTGAACTACCTGAAGGACCGCATAGCCGACATCAAGAAGATCAGCGGTTACCTCGACACCCAGATCGCTCTCCTGGAGCGCCAGTACAAGGTGACCCAGGATCTAGCGAACGCCGCGGAAGACAGCTCGAAAACCACGGGGGAGACGGCGGCCATCACGGACGAAATCCGGGACCACATCGCGGATTTCGACGACTTCTGGAGACCGATTCGCAGTTACTTCTACTGGGAGAAGCATTGCTACGACATCCCGATCTGCTGGTCGCTACGCTCGCTCTTCGATGCGCTGGACGGGTTCGACAAACTGGCCGAGAAGTTCCACAGCCTGACTAATGACCTCGGCAACACGGCCAAGGCGACGCGCGAACTGCTGGCGATCATTCCCGAGAACATCGCTGTCTCGAAGTCGATCCGGGATACGACGCTGACCATCTACAGCACGTTCGAGAGCGTGATCGACCAGTTCGATCGGTTGACCGATACGAACGCCGTGATGGGTAAGTCCTTCAACGACTCTCAGATCGAGAGCCTGTTCTACCTGCCGCCCGAGATCTTCCAGAACCCGGACTTCCAACTGGGGTTGAGCTTGATGGTGTCGCCGGACGGCAGGGCCGCTCGCTTCATCATCACCCACAATGTGGATCCGGCGACGACCAAGGGAATCGCGTCGGTCGACCAAGAGCGCCAAGCGGCCAAGGAGGCGCTGAAACTCACCTCGCTGCAGAACGCCGACATCTATCTCGGCGGTACGGCCGCAACGTTTTACGACATCGCCAACGGCGCCCGGTACGACCTGATGATCGCCGGGGTGGCCTCGATCGTGCTCATCTTCATCATCATGGTGATCGTCACGCGGGCCCTGGTGGCCGCGGGCGTGATCGTCGGCACGATCGTGATGTCGCTGGGGGCCGCGTTCGGGTTCTCGACACTGATCTGGCAGCACCTCCTTCACTTCCAATTGCACTGGGTGGCAACTGAATTCGCGCTGATCGTGCTCTTGGCGGTGGGGTCGGATTACAACCTGATGCTGGTGTCGCGGATCGAGGAAGAGATCGGGGCCGGCCTGAAAACGGGGCTCATCCGCGGGATGGGTGTCACGGGCCCGGTGGTGACCGCGGCCGGTCTCGTGTTCGCCGTCACCATGGCCACGATGATCACCAGCGATCTGCGGGCAATCGGCCAGTTCGGCACAACGATCGGGCTCGGCCTGCTGTTCGACACCTTCGTCGTGCGATCGCTCATCACGCCGTCGATCATGACGGTGATGGGACGCTGGTTCTGGTGGCCGAAGCGGGTGCGGATCCGCCCGGCCAGCCAGATGCTCCGCTCCGTCGGGCCGCGCCCCCTGGTGCGTGCGCTGCTCTACCAGCCGCGGCACGCGACCCCGGCCGAACCGCGGACGTAG
- a CDS encoding GreA/GreB family elongation factor has product MSKHSRAAMLTPDELALLEAELDKLKRRRERVAADLDSIRDTAGDLVDADAADQIGLADELTAIDDRIAEINWHLHGGRPESEVPGALPDGTEVTLRFPDQELVHLRVVAIVGDVPVVDEHTLAPDSPMGLALAGHRPGDVVTFETPQGPQQVELVAIRYPD; this is encoded by the coding sequence GTGAGCAAGCACAGCCGGGCGGCAATGCTGACGCCGGATGAGCTCGCCCTTCTCGAGGCCGAGCTGGACAAACTGAAGCGGCGGCGCGAACGCGTGGCGGCCGACCTCGACAGCATCCGGGATACGGCCGGCGACCTGGTCGACGCCGATGCGGCGGACCAGATCGGCCTCGCCGACGAACTGACCGCGATCGACGACCGGATCGCCGAAATCAACTGGCATCTGCACGGTGGGCGACCCGAGTCCGAGGTGCCGGGCGCGCTTCCGGACGGCACCGAGGTGACGCTGCGCTTCCCGGATCAGGAGCTCGTTCACCTGCGGGTGGTCGCGATCGTCGGAGACGTGCCGGTCGTGGACGAGCACACGTTGGCGCCGGACAGCCCGATGGGGCTCGCCCTGGCAGGCCACCGGCCAGGGGACGTTGTGACATTCGAGACGCCGCAGGGACCACAGCAGGTCGAGCTGGTGGCGATCCGGTATCCCGACTAA